A single window of Candidatus Microthrix subdominans DNA harbors:
- a CDS encoding DUF459 domain-containing protein, with the protein MRLGVPYQSAWLSYVVALVLFVFLTSGNMVRSVRAMDIGPVRTITLPVVQGIDRVSNLLSLNRPADALGSALGREVDDPADQPVDFDASSTDREDATPPLREVTAQVPLEVHVAGDSMGQSLGQLTEAAGVDDPTLDVTYEYKISSGLARPDYYNWPARFAEIAKDVKPEALVMMIGGNDAQELTDAAGNVVARPATAEWDREYRRRVDELFDGLRADNRRLFWVLQPDVASSKHQRSVDAMNAQVRASAKSRPWVTLVDAGALTAGADGGYSDYLMLDDGSRVSCRQSDGVHLTTDCTQLVSAAAVADIAATWEIGEPAAPAGTPLDLSDGRDASGPGTPTTSGSPAAETNPNRGTGED; encoded by the coding sequence GTGCGGCTGGGGGTTCCGTATCAGTCGGCGTGGCTGAGCTACGTGGTGGCGTTGGTGCTGTTCGTCTTTCTGACGTCCGGCAACATGGTGCGCTCGGTGCGGGCCATGGACATCGGGCCGGTGCGCACGATCACCTTGCCGGTCGTCCAAGGGATTGACCGCGTCTCCAACCTGCTGTCGCTCAACCGGCCCGCTGACGCGTTGGGTTCGGCGCTTGGCCGTGAGGTGGACGACCCGGCTGACCAGCCGGTGGACTTCGACGCCTCCTCCACCGACCGGGAGGACGCAACGCCACCGTTGCGGGAGGTGACGGCCCAGGTACCCCTGGAGGTGCACGTTGCCGGTGACTCGATGGGCCAGTCGCTCGGCCAGCTGACGGAGGCCGCCGGGGTCGACGACCCGACGCTGGACGTCACCTACGAGTACAAGATCTCCTCGGGACTGGCCCGGCCCGACTACTACAACTGGCCCGCCCGCTTTGCCGAGATCGCCAAGGACGTCAAGCCGGAGGCCCTGGTGATGATGATCGGCGGCAACGACGCCCAGGAACTGACCGACGCCGCCGGCAACGTGGTCGCCCGCCCGGCGACCGCCGAGTGGGACCGGGAGTACCGACGCCGAGTCGACGAGCTCTTCGACGGCCTCCGGGCGGACAACCGCCGGCTGTTCTGGGTACTTCAGCCCGACGTCGCGTCATCGAAGCACCAGCGCTCGGTGGACGCGATGAACGCCCAGGTGAGGGCCTCGGCCAAGAGCCGACCCTGGGTGACCCTGGTCGATGCCGGCGCACTGACCGCCGGTGCGGACGGTGGCTACAGCGATTACCTGATGCTCGACGACGGCAGCCGGGTGAGCTGCCGCCAGAGCGACGGCGTGCACCTGACCACCGACTGTACGCAGCTGGTGAGCGCCGCCGCCGTCGCCGATATCGCCGCCACCTGGGAGATCGGCGAACCGGCGGCGCCCGCCGGGACGCCGCTGGACCTCAGCGATGGGCGGGACGCCTCCGGCCCGGGCACCCCGACCACATCGGGCAGCCCGGCCGCCGAGACGAACCCCAATCGCGGCACGGGTGAGGACTGA
- a CDS encoding zinc-dependent peptidase, with the protein MTRLGDWWRARNEPPEFPVEWRRVLETCLAPWGALSADERERLEQLALQLIINKRWEATAGLTITDEMQVVIAGHAALLVLELGLEAYGKVGSILVAPHEVRVTGREFSFVPGMLSDGPVTLSGETSERGPVMITWNSASREARHPEHGHNVVYHEFAHKLDLLDGVVDGTPPLSDPSMVERWVKVFTAEYEAVGRGEGSHLLRSYASVNPGEFFAVVTEVFFTRGAELAADRPDLYGLLRDFYRQDPAGRVRGRTVNV; encoded by the coding sequence ATGACCAGGCTCGGGGATTGGTGGCGGGCCCGCAACGAACCGCCCGAGTTTCCCGTCGAGTGGCGCCGGGTGCTGGAGACCTGCCTGGCTCCGTGGGGCGCGCTGAGCGCCGACGAACGGGAACGGCTGGAGCAGCTGGCATTGCAGCTGATCATCAACAAGCGCTGGGAGGCCACCGCCGGGCTGACGATCACCGACGAGATGCAGGTGGTGATCGCCGGGCACGCCGCGCTGCTGGTACTGGAGCTGGGTCTGGAGGCCTACGGCAAGGTTGGATCGATTTTGGTGGCACCACACGAGGTGCGCGTGACCGGCCGAGAGTTCAGCTTCGTGCCAGGCATGTTGAGCGACGGTCCGGTCACCCTGTCGGGGGAGACGAGCGAGCGGGGCCCGGTGATGATCACTTGGAATTCGGCGAGCCGGGAGGCCCGACACCCCGAGCACGGCCACAATGTGGTGTACCACGAGTTCGCCCACAAGCTCGACCTGCTCGACGGTGTGGTCGACGGCACACCGCCGCTGTCGGACCCGTCGATGGTTGAGCGCTGGGTCAAGGTGTTCACCGCCGAGTACGAGGCGGTCGGACGAGGGGAGGGGTCGCACCTGCTGAGGTCCTACGCCTCGGTCAACCCGGGCGAGTTCTTCGCAGTGGTCACCGAGGTCTTCTTCACCCGCGGCGCCGAGCTGGCGGCCGATCGCCCCGACCTGTACGGCCTGCTGCGCGACTTTTATCGTCAAGATCCGGCCGGTCGGGTGCGCGGGCGAACCGTGAACGTTTAG
- a CDS encoding acyl--CoA ligase produces MSDAPAASLADTLAGAALRFGDTPAVVRWDGETLSYATWWGQACALAGWMARRGVGEGDRVALVLPSGLEYLVAAAAASALGAIVAGVNPSLAPNERAGLVELVDPKLVLADPALTEGLDPARRVEATTACEPGRAPWAELLSTEPAEVWNGAAAPRSDRSASLVFTSGTTGLPKAARFTEGALAAVARLDLGADATRWGGGAPMFVSTQFAHVGLMTKLCWYVRRGSRLHLVDRWRADDVLALVAAEAMTVIGAVAPQVALMLRSPGFDDLDLSAVELLIVGGAASAPSLVAEARERFGAGYSIRYSSTESGGCGLATPPWPVDQGDDETIGRPRNGIEASVRDDDGAELPVDTLGELWIRTPSAMAGYWEAPHATAAAMTDGWIRTGDLATCDRLGRYALAGRRGDMYIRGGYNVFPSEVEAALADHPDVAQVTVVPRSDAVMGEIGVAVVVPRRPSSPPDLESLRRHGARTIARHKLPEALLVRSNLPEGATGKIDRRRLADEAAAVDSGGRSSDGAGSTR; encoded by the coding sequence ATGAGCGACGCTCCTGCCGCAAGCCTGGCCGACACGCTCGCCGGAGCGGCGCTGCGCTTCGGCGACACGCCCGCAGTCGTCCGCTGGGACGGCGAGACGCTGAGCTACGCGACGTGGTGGGGCCAGGCCTGCGCACTGGCCGGGTGGATGGCGCGCCGAGGCGTCGGGGAGGGCGACCGGGTGGCCCTGGTGTTGCCATCGGGCCTGGAGTACCTGGTGGCCGCCGCCGCCGCATCGGCCCTCGGGGCGATCGTCGCCGGGGTCAACCCGTCGCTGGCCCCGAACGAGCGGGCCGGCCTGGTCGAGCTGGTCGACCCAAAGCTCGTGCTCGCCGACCCGGCGCTCACCGAGGGCCTCGACCCGGCCCGTCGGGTCGAGGCCACCACCGCCTGCGAACCCGGTCGAGCGCCGTGGGCGGAGCTCCTGTCCACCGAACCCGCCGAAGTGTGGAACGGCGCTGCTGCGCCGCGCTCCGATCGCAGCGCCTCGCTGGTGTTCACATCGGGCACGACCGGCCTCCCCAAGGCGGCCAGGTTCACCGAGGGTGCCCTCGCCGCCGTCGCCCGACTGGACCTGGGCGCCGACGCCACCCGTTGGGGCGGCGGCGCACCGATGTTCGTGTCCACCCAGTTCGCCCACGTCGGGCTGATGACCAAACTGTGCTGGTACGTGCGCCGGGGCTCCCGGCTGCACCTGGTCGACCGCTGGCGAGCCGACGACGTCCTGGCGCTGGTGGCCGCCGAGGCAATGACCGTGATCGGCGCGGTCGCGCCCCAGGTGGCGCTGATGCTGCGGTCGCCCGGCTTCGACGACCTCGACCTGTCGGCGGTCGAGTTGTTGATCGTCGGCGGCGCCGCCAGCGCACCATCGCTGGTCGCCGAAGCACGGGAACGCTTCGGCGCCGGCTACAGCATCCGCTATTCCTCGACCGAGTCGGGCGGCTGCGGCCTGGCCACCCCGCCCTGGCCGGTCGACCAGGGGGACGACGAAACGATCGGTCGACCCCGCAACGGCATCGAGGCGTCGGTGCGCGACGACGACGGCGCCGAGCTGCCCGTCGACACCCTGGGCGAGCTGTGGATCCGTACACCGAGCGCCATGGCCGGGTACTGGGAGGCCCCCCACGCCACGGCGGCCGCCATGACCGACGGGTGGATCCGCACCGGCGACCTGGCCACCTGCGACCGCCTGGGGCGCTACGCGCTGGCCGGCCGGCGAGGCGACATGTACATCCGCGGCGGCTACAACGTGTTCCCGTCCGAGGTGGAGGCCGCCCTGGCCGACCACCCCGACGTCGCCCAGGTGACGGTGGTGCCCCGGTCCGACGCCGTGATGGGCGAGATCGGTGTGGCGGTGGTCGTTCCGCGCCGACCCTCATCACCACCCGACCTGGAATCGCTTCGCCGTCACGGCGCCCGCACGATCGCCCGCCACAAGCTGCCCGAAGCGCTGCTCGTCCGATCCAACCTGCCCGAGGGGGCCACCGGCAAGATCGACCGCCGCCGCCTGGCCGACGAAGCCGCGGCGGTCGACTCTGGCGGCCGCTCTTCGGACGGGGCAGGATCGACCCGATGA
- a CDS encoding PIG-L family deacetylase — MSPAPESQSYSDPQLVGIERVLVTCAHPDDVDFGAAGTVARWTAAGVEVTYCFVTDGEAGGLEDEPDRARVARMRRSEQTRAAGEVGVETLEFLAYRDGRVEPSLALRRDLTRVIRTYRPDRILTQSPERRWDRIGPSHPDHLATGEATVCAVFPDARNPLAHPELAERGLLPWVVPEVWLMSGRNPDTYVDITNTLDAKLAALSHHVSQHPDQGELHEMVRGFLTQNARDGGLETGRYAEAFQRVSTA, encoded by the coding sequence ATGAGCCCGGCCCCAGAGTCCCAGTCGTACTCCGACCCGCAGCTGGTGGGCATCGAGCGCGTGCTCGTCACCTGCGCCCACCCCGACGACGTCGATTTCGGAGCGGCGGGCACGGTGGCCCGTTGGACCGCAGCCGGGGTCGAGGTCACCTACTGCTTCGTCACCGACGGGGAGGCCGGCGGCCTCGAAGATGAGCCGGACCGGGCCAGGGTGGCCCGCATGCGGCGCTCCGAACAGACCAGGGCCGCTGGCGAAGTGGGCGTCGAGACGCTGGAGTTTCTCGCCTATCGGGACGGGCGGGTCGAGCCCAGCCTGGCCCTGCGCAGAGACCTGACCCGCGTGATCCGCACCTACCGTCCGGACCGCATCCTCACCCAGAGCCCCGAACGCCGCTGGGACCGCATCGGCCCGAGCCACCCCGACCACCTCGCCACCGGGGAGGCCACCGTGTGCGCCGTCTTTCCCGACGCCCGCAACCCGCTCGCCCACCCCGAGTTGGCCGAACGTGGGCTTCTCCCTTGGGTGGTCCCCGAAGTGTGGCTGATGTCAGGCCGCAACCCGGACACCTACGTCGACATCACCAACACCCTCGACGCCAAGCTGGCCGCCTTGTCTCACCACGTCAGCCAGCACCCCGATCAGGGCGAACTACACGAGATGGTGCGAGGCTTTCTCACGCAGAACGCCCGGGACGGTGGCCTCGAAACCGGCCGCTACGCCGAGGCCTTTCAGCGAGTGTCCACGGCCTGA
- a CDS encoding radical SAM protein yields MSTAVSIDSRTHDGTEPAAEHLPGSVGAAIESGVLPDRVWVYSNYHCNLECAYCLTESAPRSKRRIIGPEHMVAIAEQAAALGFRAVGVTGGEPFMRRDMVAVVTAMAEHLPVTVLTNGTLFGGDRLDMLDPLLGKRVRFQISLDSPDAVSNDEMRGPLNYAKVVEAVPRMVQRGHTVRIATTIEEGQMTPDDRSRLCAMHRGWGITDDDHLVRPIITSGRAEDTGMGVRFERDQLPAELTIADHGAFWSPFGPTIHNGRTDTHLLITRTTLPLEVPAQALLGLVEGRPPGADASIGIR; encoded by the coding sequence GTGAGCACGGCGGTCAGCATCGACAGTCGCACCCACGACGGCACCGAACCGGCCGCCGAACACCTGCCGGGGTCGGTCGGCGCCGCCATCGAGTCGGGTGTGCTGCCCGACCGCGTTTGGGTGTACTCCAACTACCACTGCAACCTGGAGTGCGCGTACTGCCTCACCGAGTCGGCGCCGCGCTCGAAGCGGCGCATCATCGGTCCCGAACACATGGTGGCGATCGCCGAGCAGGCCGCTGCGCTGGGCTTTCGGGCGGTGGGCGTCACCGGGGGAGAGCCGTTCATGCGTCGCGACATGGTCGCGGTCGTCACGGCCATGGCGGAGCACCTTCCCGTGACCGTGCTGACCAACGGCACGCTGTTCGGTGGCGACCGACTCGACATGCTCGACCCGCTGCTGGGCAAGCGGGTCAGGTTTCAGATCTCCCTCGACTCGCCCGACGCCGTATCCAACGACGAAATGCGCGGACCGCTCAACTACGCCAAGGTGGTCGAGGCGGTGCCGCGCATGGTGCAGCGGGGGCACACAGTGCGCATCGCCACCACCATCGAAGAGGGTCAGATGACGCCCGACGATCGCAGCCGACTGTGTGCCATGCACCGCGGCTGGGGCATCACCGACGACGATCACCTCGTCCGGCCGATCATCACCAGCGGCCGGGCCGAGGACACCGGGATGGGGGTGCGATTCGAGCGTGATCAGCTGCCGGCCGAGCTGACGATTGCCGATCACGGAGCGTTCTGGTCGCCGTTTGGTCCGACCATTCACAACGGGCGCACCGACACCCACCTGCTCATCACCCGAACCACGCTCCCGCTGGAGGTGCCGGCGCAGGCGCTGTTAGGGCTGGTGGAAGGCCGCCCACCCGGAGCCGATGCCAGCATCGGCATCCGTTGA
- a CDS encoding CBS domain-containing protein has product MADSASPSIAEVMTTEVITVDRSQALSEVYDLFESRSIHHLPVLDGQRPVGMVSATDVLRLVYDIEDPSDRMMRSMLDHQFNIDDAMTVELDTLGVDATVHDAADRLSGGDYHSVVVVDAVGHLAGIVTSTDLIRYLRDIT; this is encoded by the coding sequence ATGGCCGATTCTGCTTCTCCGTCTATTGCCGAGGTGATGACCACCGAGGTGATCACCGTCGACCGTTCTCAGGCGTTGTCGGAGGTCTATGACCTGTTCGAGTCTCGGAGCATCCATCACCTGCCCGTGTTGGACGGTCAGCGGCCGGTCGGCATGGTGTCGGCCACCGACGTGCTGCGCCTGGTGTACGACATCGAGGATCCCTCCGACCGGATGATGCGATCGATGTTGGATCATCAGTTCAACATCGATGATGCGATGACCGTTGAACTGGACACGTTGGGCGTCGACGCCACCGTCCACGATGCCGCCGATCGTCTGTCCGGAGGCGACTACCACTCGGTGGTCGTCGTCGACGCCGTCGGACACCTGGCGGGGATCGTCACGTCGACCGACCTGATCCGGTACCTGCGCGACATCACCTGA
- a CDS encoding carboxymuconolactone decarboxylase family protein: MAQIELLDQVAAPLLMEGVFAGGDPGPIAAALAQVPEVARVALPYIGASLGAGSTGARLKELAVLRTSALLSCRYCVAAHTTVALDIGLSDAEVRALRGETPWVDAYDDPAELALLAWIDEVAGGRGAVAADITADVKEHFEDYELVELANTIGVTMMLNRFCTALDLPVSDETLARLSAESFKVDL, from the coding sequence GTGGCCCAGATAGAACTGCTCGATCAGGTAGCAGCACCGCTGCTGATGGAAGGGGTGTTCGCCGGTGGCGACCCAGGGCCCATCGCCGCTGCGCTGGCCCAGGTTCCGGAGGTCGCCCGAGTGGCGCTTCCCTATATCGGGGCCTCTTTGGGGGCGGGCAGCACCGGCGCCCGCCTGAAGGAGCTGGCCGTTCTCAGGACCTCCGCTTTGCTGTCGTGCCGTTACTGCGTGGCCGCTCATACCACCGTGGCGCTCGACATCGGTCTGAGCGACGCCGAGGTGCGGGCGCTGCGTGGCGAGACCCCGTGGGTGGACGCCTACGACGACCCGGCTGAGCTGGCACTCCTGGCCTGGATCGACGAGGTGGCCGGCGGGCGGGGTGCGGTGGCGGCCGACATCACGGCGGACGTGAAGGAACACTTCGAGGACTACGAGCTGGTCGAGCTGGCCAACACGATTGGGGTGACGATGATGCTCAACCGATTCTGCACAGCGCTCGACCTACCGGTGAGCGACGAGACGCTGGCGCGCCTGAGCGCCGAAAGCTTCAAGGTGGACCTGTGA
- a CDS encoding MBOAT family protein, whose amino-acid sequence MLFPTMSFALFFVVVLGVAWRLNDRPQAWKLFMLGASYVFYGAWDWRFLGLIIGSSLINALVAKAMEPRYGAARRAWLVVGLAANLGTLGYFKYYEFFSESLVRMLSPFGLEPHGLVKSVALPVAISFFTFQGISYIVDVFRGDERTFSVLDVSLYLAFFPQLVAGPIVRTSEFMPELHHRRNPDGIDVARAVRLIGRGLIKKVVIASFMAELVDPVFAAPGGYTAFTVFVAILAYAIQIYADFSGYTDIAIGIALLLGFHFPDNFDRPYAASSIQDFWRRWHMTLSRWLLDYLYIPLGGNQGGAARHYRNLILTMALGGLWHGASGTFLAWGLYQGVGLAVERWMSDRRKAGAPVSAGIRSAWLERRLAVKSLASHNSNLTATDGGGLSAEVDEGQAVAGSGRFQASYETAGMSLDHLREAARADVDHSERDRFVGEPGDDDPSPAAAGNRWFRRRPTGEIPFDDEWKRLRADLEDSRPTHSGWPLAVKRVLVFAFVCVGWVFFRSPSLGDGFAVLARLITGWTGGQSLVTPLALLVIAGALAAQYLPSKVGDTLEVGFSRWTPLAQAVGFGMLLALIDVLGPQGVAPFIYFQF is encoded by the coding sequence GTGCTGTTTCCCACCATGAGCTTCGCACTGTTTTTTGTCGTGGTGCTGGGAGTCGCCTGGCGGCTCAACGACCGCCCCCAGGCCTGGAAGCTCTTTATGCTGGGGGCCAGCTACGTCTTCTATGGGGCATGGGACTGGCGCTTTCTCGGCCTGATCATCGGCTCCAGCCTGATCAACGCGTTGGTGGCCAAAGCGATGGAGCCCCGATACGGCGCGGCGCGACGGGCCTGGCTGGTGGTTGGGTTGGCCGCCAACCTGGGCACGTTGGGCTACTTCAAGTACTACGAGTTCTTCAGCGAGTCCCTGGTGCGGATGTTGTCGCCCTTCGGTTTGGAGCCGCACGGGCTGGTCAAATCGGTGGCGCTGCCGGTGGCGATCAGCTTCTTTACGTTCCAGGGGATCAGCTACATCGTCGATGTGTTCAGGGGCGACGAGCGCACCTTTTCGGTACTCGACGTCAGCTTGTATCTGGCGTTCTTTCCGCAGCTGGTGGCGGGCCCGATCGTTCGTACCAGCGAGTTCATGCCGGAGTTGCACCATCGACGAAACCCCGATGGTATCGATGTGGCCCGGGCGGTTCGGCTGATCGGCCGTGGACTGATCAAGAAGGTGGTCATCGCCTCCTTCATGGCCGAACTGGTCGATCCGGTGTTTGCTGCGCCTGGCGGATACACGGCCTTTACCGTTTTTGTGGCCATCCTCGCCTACGCCATCCAGATCTACGCCGACTTCTCGGGCTACACCGACATCGCCATCGGCATCGCTTTGCTGTTGGGGTTTCACTTTCCCGACAACTTCGATCGTCCGTATGCGGCGAGCAGCATTCAGGACTTCTGGCGTCGCTGGCACATGACGTTGTCGCGCTGGCTGCTCGATTACCTCTACATCCCACTCGGCGGAAACCAGGGGGGAGCTGCCCGCCACTACCGCAACCTGATCCTGACGATGGCCCTGGGCGGGCTCTGGCACGGGGCCAGCGGCACCTTCCTGGCGTGGGGGCTCTACCAGGGCGTTGGTTTGGCGGTGGAACGCTGGATGAGCGACCGGCGCAAGGCCGGCGCTCCGGTTTCGGCCGGCATCCGCTCGGCCTGGTTGGAGCGACGTCTTGCGGTCAAGTCGCTGGCCTCCCACAACTCCAACCTCACTGCCACGGACGGCGGGGGCCTGAGCGCCGAGGTCGACGAAGGGCAGGCCGTCGCCGGCTCCGGACGCTTTCAGGCCAGCTACGAGACGGCCGGCATGTCGCTGGACCACCTTCGGGAGGCCGCCCGAGCAGACGTCGACCACTCCGAGCGGGACCGCTTCGTCGGCGAACCAGGCGATGATGATCCGTCACCGGCGGCAGCGGGCAACCGCTGGTTCCGCCGCCGCCCGACCGGGGAGATTCCCTTCGACGACGAATGGAAACGGCTGCGGGCCGATCTTGAGGACTCTCGGCCGACCCACTCCGGCTGGCCGCTGGCGGTCAAGCGCGTCTTGGTGTTTGCGTTCGTCTGTGTCGGCTGGGTGTTCTTCCGTTCCCCGTCCCTGGGGGACGGTTTTGCGGTGCTCGCTCGTCTGATCACCGGCTGGACCGGCGGTCAGTCGCTGGTGACACCCTTGGCGCTGCTCGTCATCGCCGGGGCGCTCGCCGCCCAGTACCTACCCTCCAAGGTGGGCGACACGCTCGAGGTGGGCTTCTCGCGTTGGACACCGCTGGCCCAGGCGGTCGGCTTTGGGATGCTGCTGGCGTTGATCGACGTACTCGGCCCTCAAGGTGTTGCGCCGTTCATCTACTTCCAGTTCTGA
- a CDS encoding prepilin peptidase, with protein MALIVVMVLVASALAGWAVTVPLHRFCEDDAGEGFAVTCVAACERCGAEVRPVDVAPLRSWFGPGRRCSDCGASRGWSWVAPQAAIPMLAVITTLAIGPTASVPVYGLFVVVLVVASVIDLRTMLIPRQVIWVGMAGGLALMGGVSAGTGDVGRLGGAVIGAVGYFAFLWVTSLISPGGMGMGDVRLGALIGLYLGWLAWPLIAAALVLGSVVGIAQGLFATGLSGRRQAFPFGPALAAGALMTVWAHQPILDLLVGSAGP; from the coding sequence ATGGCGCTGATCGTTGTGATGGTGCTCGTCGCCTCGGCGTTGGCCGGGTGGGCGGTCACGGTTCCGCTGCACCGCTTTTGCGAGGACGACGCCGGAGAGGGGTTTGCCGTCACCTGCGTCGCTGCCTGCGAGCGCTGTGGCGCCGAGGTGCGGCCGGTCGACGTCGCGCCGCTGCGGTCGTGGTTCGGGCCCGGTCGGCGCTGCTCCGACTGCGGCGCCTCGCGAGGCTGGAGCTGGGTCGCTCCTCAGGCGGCCATCCCGATGCTGGCAGTGATCACGACGCTCGCGATCGGTCCGACCGCGTCGGTGCCGGTCTACGGGTTGTTCGTCGTCGTCTTGGTCGTTGCGTCGGTCATCGACCTGCGCACGATGCTGATCCCCCGGCAGGTGATATGGGTGGGCATGGCCGGCGGCCTGGCCCTGATGGGCGGAGTTTCGGCCGGGACCGGCGACGTCGGCCGACTGGGCGGCGCTGTCATCGGGGCGGTCGGCTACTTCGCCTTCCTCTGGGTGACCAGCCTGATCTCGCCCGGCGGCATGGGCATGGGCGACGTCCGTCTCGGCGCGCTGATCGGCCTGTACCTGGGCTGGCTCGCCTGGCCGCTGATTGCGGCGGCCCTCGTGCTCGGCTCGGTGGTCGGCATCGCGCAGGGCCTCTTCGCCACTGGGCTCAGCGGGCGGCGTCAAGCGTTCCCGTTTGGTCCGGCGCTCGCAGCCGGCGCCCTGATGACCGTCTGGGCCCATCAGCCGATCCTCGACCTGCTCGTCGGCAGCGCAGGGCCGTAG
- a CDS encoding N-acetyltransferase, with the protein MSDSEADIGDLEVRNRADLGRYELLQDGVVVGHADYSLRDDEITIPHVETERSLRNRGLGSKLMEGVIADVVDRQLTVVPVCPFAANYLHDHPDLAYLIKR; encoded by the coding sequence GTGAGCGACAGCGAGGCGGACATCGGCGACCTTGAGGTCCGAAACCGAGCGGATCTCGGCCGCTACGAGCTACTCCAGGACGGGGTGGTCGTGGGGCACGCCGACTACTCGCTCCGCGACGATGAGATCACGATCCCTCATGTCGAAACCGAACGGTCGCTTCGCAACCGGGGTCTGGGTTCGAAGCTGATGGAGGGTGTGATCGCCGACGTGGTCGACCGGCAACTCACCGTCGTTCCGGTCTGTCCCTTCGCTGCGAACTACCTGCACGACCACCCGGATCTGGCCTACCTGATCAAGCGGTAA
- a CDS encoding enoyl-CoA hydratase/isomerase family protein: protein MSDYETLLLETSDGVATLTLNRPDRYNAFDATMVAELPRAWAQLRDDADVRAVVLTGAGDAAFCTGIDRDAVPAGDGEYTFDPYTYTDPGEALGPKTHGMWKPVIAAVNGMACGGAFYLLGEVEFLIAAESATFFDPHVTYGMAAVLEPTLLAPRMPFGDLMRMMLLGAHERLSARRALEVGLVSEVTTADELPERARWAAEAIASQPVDAVIATVRNLWMAQELSRRQALDLGNFLLAAGNSPEALAEGQRFFASGQRVRPNIR from the coding sequence GTGAGCGACTACGAGACCCTGTTGTTGGAGACCTCGGACGGGGTGGCCACCCTCACCCTCAACCGACCCGACCGCTACAACGCTTTCGACGCCACCATGGTGGCGGAATTGCCCCGAGCCTGGGCGCAGCTGCGAGACGATGCCGACGTGCGTGCAGTGGTCCTGACCGGCGCCGGCGATGCCGCCTTCTGCACCGGCATCGACCGCGACGCGGTGCCCGCCGGTGATGGCGAGTACACCTTCGACCCCTACACCTACACCGACCCGGGCGAGGCGCTGGGGCCCAAGACCCACGGCATGTGGAAGCCGGTGATCGCCGCTGTCAACGGCATGGCCTGCGGGGGTGCCTTCTACCTGCTCGGTGAGGTCGAGTTCCTGATCGCCGCGGAATCGGCCACGTTTTTCGATCCGCACGTCACCTACGGCATGGCCGCCGTGCTCGAGCCGACGCTGCTCGCCCCCCGCATGCCCTTCGGCGACCTGATGCGCATGATGCTGCTCGGCGCCCACGAACGCCTGTCTGCCCGGCGGGCCCTCGAGGTGGGTCTTGTCAGCGAGGTGACGACGGCCGACGAGCTACCCGAGCGGGCCCGATGGGCGGCGGAGGCAATCGCCTCCCAACCCGTCGACGCCGTCATCGCCACCGTGCGCAACCTGTGGATGGCCCAGGAGCTGTCGCGCCGCCAGGCCCTCGACCTGGGCAACTTCCTGTTGGCGGCCGGCAACTCGCCGGAGGCGCTGGCCGAGGGTCAGCGGTTCTTCGCCTCCGGCCAGCGCGTGCGCCCCAATATTCGCTGA
- a CDS encoding thioredoxin family protein, whose product MSRTLSTMIPLGTALPEFEAAAPDGSRWDTASAAGAPGLLVVFLCNHCPFVVHLGRELGLLTQRWASRGLAVVGLNPNDAEAYPADAREKMAPTARSFGWDFPYLVDEGAEVATAFRSACTPDFFLFDGERTLVYRGRFDASRPGTDTPVTGGELRAAVNALFDGVPGPTEQLPSMGCNIKWPPGREPEWFG is encoded by the coding sequence ATGAGCAGAACCCTGTCGACCATGATCCCGTTGGGCACCGCGCTTCCCGAGTTCGAGGCGGCCGCACCGGACGGTTCCCGGTGGGACACAGCGTCGGCCGCAGGGGCACCCGGCCTGCTCGTCGTGTTCCTGTGCAACCACTGCCCGTTCGTCGTGCACCTCGGCCGGGAACTCGGGCTGCTCACCCAGCGGTGGGCGTCCCGGGGTCTGGCCGTCGTCGGCCTCAACCCGAACGATGCCGAGGCGTACCCGGCTGACGCCCGGGAAAAGATGGCGCCCACCGCCCGGTCGTTCGGATGGGACTTCCCGTACCTCGTCGACGAGGGCGCCGAGGTGGCCACCGCTTTTCGCTCCGCCTGCACGCCGGACTTCTTCCTCTTCGACGGCGAACGAACGCTCGTGTACCGGGGCCGCTTCGACGCCAGCCGCCCCGGCACCGACACCCCGGTGACCGGCGGCGAGCTCCGGGCGGCGGTCAACGCCCTGTTCGACGGCGTCCCGGGGCCGACCGAACAATTGCCGTCGATGGGCTGCAACATCAAGTGGCCACCGGGACGTGAGCCGGAGTGGTTTGGCTAG